One window of the Colletotrichum destructivum chromosome 4, complete sequence genome contains the following:
- a CDS encoding Putative multicopper oxidase, second cupredoxin domain-containing protein: protein MVSLTLRQSLAVVLALVSDTLAKDWESPEYKWLYEFPLPIPPPKKERFPNQPIINPVTGKKIRYYEIEIKDFTQQVYPNLGPAKLVGYDGISPGPTFLMERGEEAVVRFTNHAKMASSIHLHGSYSRTPWGGWAEDTTAAGEYKDYYYPNSQSARTLWYHDHAIDHTAENAYFGQAGAYLLHDSAEDGLGLPAGYGIYDIPLILSAKQYNKDGTLYSPANEESSLYGDVIHVNGQPWPYLKVEPRKYRFRLLDAAISRTFLLYLEDLQQNRIKFDVISSDAGLLTGPQNVQELYISMAERYEIVVDFSNYKGQNVTLRNTRGFAPDTDYLHTDKVMRFVVGGDSVSDKSDVPSALRAVPFPKHKTGVDQHFLFHRQGSDWRINGVIFADANNRVLAKPKRGTIEVWELENSSGGGWSHPVHIHLVDFRVIKRVNGRGGVVFPYESQGLKDVVWVGPGETVTVEAHYAPWPGVYMFHCHNLIHEDHEMMAAFNVSVLTDLGYEETQFADPMEGEWRAKKEDPAAYIYDAIKSRLEYMAKFQPYNRLDEVEKKLDAYWATKTISPSAATAISVPSTLVVSTVSSSLAAGATVKIASAVTSASSTVPTQATITSKPGDGQKKEDDKKKTSTTSTSSKKKRALRFRGVNMEIPRRTATPQV, encoded by the exons ATGGTTTCCCTCACCCTTCGCCAGTCTCTGGCTGTCGTCCTCGCTTTGGTTTCGGACACCCTCGCCAAAGACTGGGAGAGCCCAGAGTACAAGTGGCTATACGAGTTCCCTCTCCCgatcccccctcccaagaAGGAGCGGTT TCCCAATCAACCCATCATCAACCCCGTGACAGGGAAGAAGATCAGGTACTACGAGATCGAGATCAAGGATTTCACGCAACAAGTCTACCCCAACCTCGGTCCAGCCAAGTTGGTCGGCTATGATGGCATCTCGCCAGGGCCAACGTTCCTAATGGAGCGTGGCGAGGAAGCAGTCGTCCGCTTCACCAACCATGCCAAGATGGCGAGTTCCATCCATCTGCACGGTTCCTACTCA CGCACGCCTTGGGGCGGTTGGGCCGAAGACACCACTGCGGCTGGCGAATACAAGGACTACTACTACCCCAACAGCCAGAGTGCGCGCACCCTCTGGTACCACGACCACGCCATCGACCACACGGCTGAGAATGCCTACTTTGGCCAGGCTGGTGCATACTTGCTTCATGACTCAGCCGAAGATGGTCTTGGTCTTCCAGCCGGGTACGGAATCTACGACATCCCCCTCATCCTGTCTGCGAAGCAGTACAACAAGGACGGCACGCTGTACTCCCCCGCCAATGAGGAAAGCAGCCTGTACGGAGATGTCATCCACGTCAACGGGCAGCCATGGCCGTACCTCAAGGTCGAGCCGCGCAAGTACCgcttccgcctcctcgacgccgccatctcccGCACTTTCCTCCTCTACCTTGAGGATCTCCAGCAGAACAGGATCAAATTCGACGTCATCTCATCGGATGCCGGTCTCCTCACAGGCCCCCAAAATGTTCAAGAGCTCTACATCTCCATGGCTGAACGGTAcgagatcgtcgtcgacttctCCAACTACAAGGGCCAGAATGTCACCTTGCGCAACACTAGAGGGTTCGCGCCAGACACGGACTATCTTCACACCGACAAGGTCATGCGGTTCGTCGTGGGCGGCGATTCGGTCAGCGACAAGTCGGATGTCCCCTCGGCCCTCCGAGCGGTGCCGTTCCCCAAGCACAAGACGGGGGTAGACCAGCACTTCCTATTCCATCGCCAGGGCAGCGACTGGCGCATCAACGGCGTCATCTTTGCGGATGCCAACAACCGCGTGCTCGCCAAGCCGAAGCGAGGCACGATTGAGGTCTGGGAGCTTGAGAACAGTTCCGGTGGGGGGTGGAGCCACCCAGTGCACATCCATCTCGTCGACTTCCGGGTCATCAAGCGCGTCAACGGCCGTGGGGGCGTGGTGTTCCCGTACGAGTCCCAGGGTCTCAAAGACGTCGTCTGGGTCGGCCCTGGCGAGACAGTGACGGTCGAGGCGCACTATGCGCCGTGGCCCGGCGTGTACATGTTCCACTGCCACAACCTGATCCACGAGGATCACGagatgatggcggccttCAACGTTTCCGTGCTCACCGATCTCGGGTACGAGGAGACGCAGTTTGCCGACCCGATGGAGGGCGAATGGCGCGCCAAAAAGGAGGACCCGGCCGCCTACATATACGATGCGATCAAGTCGCGCCTCGAGTACATGGCCAAGTTCCAGCCCTACAACCGGCTCGATGAAGTCGAGAAAAAGCTGGACGCTTACTGGGCCACCAAAACCATCTCCCCCTCTGCTGCGACTGCAATCTCGGTCCCCTCAACACTGGTTGTCAGTACCGTCTCttcgtccttggcggccggCGCAACCGTCAAAatcgcctcggccgtcacgtcggccagctcgaccgTGCCCACGCAAGCCACAATCACGAGCAAGCCGGGGGATggccagaagaaggaggatgaCAAGAAAAAGACGTCTACCACGAGTACTtcgtcgaagaagaagcgcgcccTGCGTTTCCGCGGGGTCAACATGGAGATTCCTAGGCGCACTGCGACGCCGCAGGTATGA
- a CDS encoding Putative non-hem dioxygenase domain, isopenicillin N synthase-like superfamily has protein sequence MPSAVSQLYQYTHVPETEEKLDWADLPTIDFAKYGTPEGNKELAQTLIEAIRTKGFFYVINYGISQEAVDTQFSLGQQFYELPLEEKLKYEPDLDSGDYNGYRPAGRRFLSGGIKDKTEVWNMATRAGHITQPLPKLLEDRKEEIEGFAKDLHDKVLDPLNHLIALALELPEDFFTRVHKWETHDESHLRYMKYSKFTPEEIEKLDDGLWSRGHTDLGTITLLFRQPVAALQIRDHETGDWKWAKPLDGSLTVNTCDALSFLTGGYVKSTVHRVSVPPKDQRHVDRLGLLYFARPQNDLELKTIDSPVLKREGFTQNEFEAGGHRVPTMGEFTTLKQTWQQKKGVSYQSSEGQEILPGFKGQYFQ, from the exons ATGCCGTCCGCCGTGTCTCAGTTGTACCAATACACCCACGTCcccgagacggaggagaagctTGATTGGGCTGACC TTCCCACCATCGACTTTGCCAAGTACGGCACGCCAGAGGGCAACAAGGAGCTCGCCCAGACCCTGATTGAGGCTATCCGCACCAAGGGGTTCTTCTACGTCATCAACTATGGTATCTCACAAGAGGCCGTCGACACGCAATTCTCCCTCGGCCAGCAGTTCTACGAGCTTCCCctggaggagaagctgaAGTATGAGCCGGACCTGGACTCTGGGGACTACAACGGATATCGTCCTGCGGGCAGGCGGTTCCTGAGTGGCGGCATCAAGGACAAGACGGAGGTCTGGAACATGGCGA CCAGGGCTGGGCACATCACACAACCCCTTCCCAAACTGCTGGAAGACCGCAAGGAAGAGATCGAAGGATTCGCCAAG GACCTGCACGACAAGGTGCTGGACCCCCTCAACCacctcatcgccctcgccctcgagctgcCCGAGGACTTCTTCACCCGTGTGCACAAGTGGGAGACGCACGACGAGTCTCACCTGCGGTACATGAAGTACTCCAAGTTCACCCCCGAGGAGAtcgagaagctggacgacggcctgTGGTCGCGCGGGCACACGGACCTGGGCACCATCACGCTCCTCTTCCGCCAGCCGGTGGCCGCGCTGCAGATCCGAGACCACGAGACTGGGGACTGGAAATGGGCTAAGCCTTTGGACGGCAGTCTGACCGTGAACACCTGCGACGCCCTCAGCTTCTTGACCGGAGGCTACGTCAAGTCGACCGTCCACAGG GTCTCCGTGCCACCCAAGGACCAGCGCCACGTTGACCGACTTGGTTTGTTGTATTTCGCCCGCCCACAAAACGACCTCGAGCTCAAGACCATCGACTCGCCGGTGCTGAAGCGCGAGGGATTCACGCAGAACGAgttcgaggccggcggccacCGCGTGCCGACGATGGGCGAGTTCACCACGCTCAAGCAGACGTGgcagcagaagaagggcgTCAGCTACCAGTCGTCCGAGGGGCAGGAGATCCTCCCGGGCTTCAAGGGGCAGTACTTTCAGTAA
- a CDS encoding Putative major facilitator superfamily, MFS transporter superfamily: MGGFIKSVKKNKVGAVVVSVFDWYPSHYPAAEKKLLKKLDLAILVFGSLSFFCRFLGQQNITNAYVSGMREELDARGNELNYYVVAYNTAYVIGQIPLMTLQTKAKIAPFLLPSLQIIWAVIAFSQSEIKKNWHLYILRAITGFLEASSFGGTHLILGSWFKNEELFKRAGVWFMGNSLGSMFSGYLLAAIHRNLNGVMGRSGWRWLFIVQGIITLPISFLGFAFWPGLPSSPRRWYFTADEHALAVKRIPTVEQEGITWKTFKYTLSRPMWWICVPCYIFLCQAHYWTGYMALWLRSTGYSIELVNILPTFIDLLRALSSWLGTTLAGCLSIRGLWTFQASFVLFACIVLSVWNVPDILKFCAFYFGGFSGMASPILYSWLNSTLKENYGERGLIISSMMTLGFCGQIWVPLFTFPTVEAPRFPHGYPAATVFEVAMWAFLMFGTWYMKRWKLKHPDLEMRLANEPTAQEDSSTLGSDSERPDVEAAVTQDKGKREEVVAAQPLAVKN, translated from the exons ATGGGGGGCTTCATCAAATCAgtgaagaagaacaaggtGGGGGCGGTGGTCGTCTCCGTGTTCGATTGGTATC CCTCCCACTATCCAGCagcggagaagaagctgctcAAGAAATTGGACCTCGCAATTCTCGTCTTCGGAAGTTTGAGCT TCTTCTGCAGA TTTCTCGGCCAGCAAAACATCACCAATGCATACGTCTCAGGCATGCGGGAAGAGCTCGACGCACGCGGCAATGAGCTAAACTACTACGTCGTGGCGT ACAATACGGCCTACGTAATTGGACAAATCCCTCTCATGACCCTCcagaccaaggccaagat TGCCCCGTTCCTGCTACCTTCGTTGCAAATCATCTGGGCAGTCATCGCCTTCTCTCAGTCTGAGATCAAGAAGAACTGGCATTTGTACATCTTACGGGCCATCACGGGATTCCTTGAGGCTTCTTCCTTTGGGGGCACTCATCTCATTC TTGGAAGTTGGTTCAAGAACGAGGAGCTCTTCAAGCGTGCCGGCGTCTGGTTCATGGGCAACTCTCTCGGCTCCATGTTCTCCGGCTACTTGCTCGCAGCGATCCACCGCAACTTGAACGGCGTCATGGGACGTTCTGGATGGCGCTGGCTTTTCATCGTGCAAGGCATCATCACTTTGCCCATCTCCTTCTTGGGATTTGCCTTTTGGCCGGGActgccctcctcgccaaggagaTGGTACTTCACCGCAGACGAGCACGCTTTGGCGGTGAAGAGAATCCCGACCGTCGAGCAGGAAGGGATCACCTGGAAGACGTTCAAGTACACGCTCTCCCGCCCAATGTGGTGGATCTGCGTTCCCTGTTACAT CTTCTTGTGCCAGGCACATTACTGGACTGGCTATATGGCTTTGTGGCTCCGGAGCACTGGTTACTCGATCGAACTGGTCAATATTTTGCCGACCTTCATCGATCTTTTGCGCGCGTTATCCTCTTGGCTGGGAACCACGTTGGCAGGTTGTCTGAGCATCCGCGGGCTCTGGACTTTCCAAGCA TCCTTCGTGCTCTTTGCGTGTATCGTCTTGTCGGTATGGAATGTCCCAGACATCCTTAAGTTCTGCGCGTTCTACTTTGGAGGCTTCTCCGGAATGGCCTCCCCAATCTTG TATTCCTGGCTCAATTCCACTCTCAAGGAGAACTACGGTGAACGCGGTCTCATCATCTCTTCCATGATGACTCTAGGCTTCTGCGGACAGATCTGGGTACCACTATTCACGTTCCCGACCGTAGAGGCACCACGGTTCCCACATGGATACCCCGCGGCGACCGTGTTCGAGGTCGCCATGTGGGCATTCTTGATGTTTGGCACATGGTACATGAAGAGATGGAAGTTGAAGCATCCGGACCTGGAGATGAGGCTGGCAAATGAACCCACTGCACAAGAAGACTCTTCGACCCTAGGGTCCGACTCTGAACGAcccgacgtcgaggcggcTGTCACGCAAGacaaggggaaaagagaggaggtggtggccgCTCAGCCTTTGGCCGTTAAGAATTGA
- a CDS encoding Putative amino acid/polyamine transporter I — MAVDRQDASVAKDATLSQSDEEQESTRDARVLENLGYKPVLHRTFNVFHNFATTFAALYFIGGVRVTFATGIAAGGNLAYWTSFLVTCVFTFITAAVIAEICSSLPLAGSIYMWAAEAGGPRYGRFFGFIVAWWSTTAWTTFCASNTQSAVNYMLSEIVVFDLDFPSDTSSVKFRAVQWITTEVMLALAAIWNLLPPRYFKWIFYMSTSFVLLDFVLNMIWLPVATSKSEYGFRSAHDAFLTTYNGTGAPAGWNWCLSYLATAGILIGFDASGHVAEETKNASVAAAQGIFWSTVTSGVGGFIVVILFLFCVPDADTFFSFGSTQPFVPLYAAILGERAHIFMNIICIVALWFNTAIAVLAASRLVFAVARDGVLPWSPWVSKVVDGQPRNAVLVVWGVASVITCTILPSSVAFTSLVSAAGVPSAAAYGLICICRLLLTPKHFPKPAWSLGRLSKPFQAIAVLWNGWVVAVLFSPYVFPVEASTLNYAPVIMGIVTIFAILSWWFIPADRWLPSQRIQETLLAGERAAEE; from the exons ATGGCCGTCGATCGCCAAGATGCAAGCGTCGCCAAGGATGCAACGCTCTCCCAGAGCGACGAAGAGCAGGAGTCAACCAGAGACGCGCGAGTCTTG GAAAACTTGGGCTACAAGCCG GTCTTACACAGGACGTTCAATGTTTTCCACAACTTTGCAACAACATTCG CCGCTCTCTACTTCATTGGCGGCGTCCGAGTTACCTTTGCCACAGGTATAGCAGCAGGAGGCAATCTCGCATACTG GACGAGTTTCCTGGTAACTTGTGTCTTCACCTTCATCACCGCTGCAGTAATTGCAGAGATTTGCTCCTCGCTCCCTCTTGCAGGATCCATCTACATGTGGGCAGCCGAAGCCGGAGGACCCCGTTACGGCAGGTTCTTTGGCTTCATCGTCGCGTGGTGGAGTACCACGGCTTGGACAACGTTCTGTGCCA GCAACACCCAATCTGCTGTCAACTACATGCTTTCT GAGATTGTAGTCTTCGATCTCGACTTTCCGTCAGACACATCAAGCGTCAAATTCCGGGCTGTCCAGTGGATAACCACAGAGGTGATGCTCGCTCTGGCAGCCATCTGGAATCTCTTGCCAC CACGCTACTTCAAGTGGATCTTCTACATGTCCACCTCCTTTGTCCTCCTCGACTTTGTTCTGAACATGATATGGTTGCCCGTTGCAACCAGCAAGAGCGAGTACGGCTTCCGCTCCGCCCACGATGCCTTCCTGACCACCTACAACGGGACGGGCGCCCCGGCGGGCTGGAACTGGTGTCTCTCGTACCTCGCCACGGCCGGTATCCTCATCGGTTTCGACGCTTCCGGACacgtggccgaggagaccAAGAACGCCAGCGTTGCAGCCGCGCAGGGCATCTTCTGGAGCACAGTCACCagcggcgttggcggcttCATTGTGGTGATCTTGTTTTTGTTCTGCGTT CCCGACGCGGACACATTCTTCTCTTTCGGAAGTACTCAGCCCTTCGTGCCTCTGTACGCAGCCATTCTCGGCGAGAGAGCGCACATCTTCATGAACATTATCTGCATTGTTGCCCTCTGGTTT AATACCGCCATTGCCGTTCTCGCTGCATCGCGTCTGGTCTTTGCGGTGGCCCGCGATGGCGTCCTGCCCTGGTCCCCTTGGGTCtccaaggtcgtcgacgggcagCCGCGTAATGCCGTCTTGGTCGTCTGGGGCGTGGCCTCCGTCATCACCTGCACCATCCTCCCGTCGTCCGTGGCCTTCACGTCCCTCGTCTCGGCAGCGGGAGTCCCTTCGGCTGCCGCCTACGGTCTGATCTGCATCTGCCGTCTTCTATTGACACCGAAGCACTTCCCGAAGCCGGCGTGGAGCCTGGGCCGTTTGAGCAAGCCCTTCCAGGCCATTGCCGTTCTGTGGAACGGATGGGTTGTGGCGGTGCTGTTCTCGCCGTATGTCTTCCCCGTCGAGGCGTCGACTCTCAACTATGCTCCGGTGATCATGGGCATCGTAACCATATTTGCCATTCTCTCTTGGTGGTTCATCCCAGCCGATAGGTGGCTTCCGTCCCAGCGTATCCAAGAAACATTGCTTGCTGGGGAGCGGGCAGCTGAAGAGTAG
- a CDS encoding Putative cytochrome P450 codes for MAVLTLTCLALLCVIVVTVVKAFHRAHASPLSHIPNAGWGAGYSRLIWAFREEYCGKITIDLPKIHEKLGIPHHLPFALFPATHKFWAGSIVRIGPNELSFYSIDIYDLIHSVNSGFAKDPRNYGEFVQDGHPALFSITDPEEHSKRRRILGQLFSRSKIGNLEGLMLHHVNEFVRAVGQKQRPFDVGPACRALEADIICKMTWRVHDVMSRQVLLTMIAEFSFGEALNAIRSWSKGHDTPIVSKNDKKATFMPLVSPSTVDHVLANKLQLMNFPVLYDLWLGVEDIFCHVEGSKISTRKGLQQYDQWTSKAWVKNKDPERKSPFPNLINVMVSAGVPTQTALSEAKENLGPGTDTTSASLAHILYALSKNTTYQKKLYQDLARLGFPTDMGALESIPRLKACVKEGIRWAGAAAAMLPRVVPEGGVELCGKFIPEGTVITSSPIWYLRDKYAYPNPELFDPYRWIDETGTILTENALRDKFYVPFSKGPNICIGNHFSYFELFLSLAKMVENFILIHADEDRGGLAQAAGLNNSDWQPVQLPMRKEWVAAVVTEPLLVTAIPRNRE; via the exons ATGGCGGTCCTCACTCTGACTTGCCTGGCTCTGCTATGCGTGATAGTAGTAACGGTTGTGAAG GCCTTCCATCGAGCACATGCGTCTCCGTTGTCTCATATACCCAATGCTGGCTGGGGGGCGGGGTACTCCCGGCTGATATGGGCCTTTCGCGAAGAATACTGTGGCAAGATCACCATTGACCTGCCAAAGATTCATGAGAAACTAGGTATCCCTCACCATTTGCCTTTTGCTTTGTTCCCCGCAACTCACAAATTCTGGGCAGGATCCATCGTTCGCATTGGACCGAACGAGCTCTCGTTCTATTCCATCGACATTTACGACCTGATCCATAGCGTCAATAGCGGGTTTGCAAAAGACCCCCGGAATTACGGCGAATTTGTTCAAGACGGGCATCCCGCCTTGTTCTCCATCAC AGACCCAGAGGAACATTCGAAGAGGCGCAGGATTCTTGGTCAGCTCTTCAGCCGCAGCAAGATTGGAAACCTCGAAGGCCTCATGCTGCATCATGTCAACGAGTTCGTCAGGGCGGTCGGTCAAAAACAGCGCCCTTTCGACGTTGGGCCCGCTTGTCGTGCTCTCGAAGCTGATATCATTTGTAAGATGACGTGGAGAGTCCATGATGTAATGTCTCGACAAGTTTTGCTGACAATGATAGCGGAATTCTCATTTGGAGAAGCACTCAATGCCATTCGTTCCTGGTCCAAAGGACATGATACTCCGATCGTTTCCAAGAACGACAAGAAAGCAACATTCATGCCCCTGGTCAGTCCCTCAACTGTTGACCATGTTCTCGCTAACAAACTGCAGCTTATGAATTTCCCGGTTCTGTACGACCTTTGGTTAGGTGTTGAAGACATATTCTGCCACGTTGAGGGTTCGAAGATATCTACTCGAAAGGGACTGCAACAATACGACCAG TGGACAAGCAAAGCATGGGTCAAGAACAAAGACCCTGAGAGGAAATCGCCATTCCCGAATCTCATCAACGTCATGGTCTCTGCTGGCGTGCCAACACAGACCGCCCTGTCTGAAGCCAAGGAAAATCTCGGACCGGGGACAGATACAACGTCTGCCTCTTTGGCACACATCCTCTATGCTCTTTCGAAAAATACAACCTACCAAAAGAAGTTGTACCAAGACCTCGCACGGCTTGGGTTTCCCACAGACATGGGCGCTTTGGAAAGTATTCCCCGACTGAAGGCTTGTGTAAAGGAAGGTATCCGCTGGGCTGGGGCAGCGGCCGCAATGCTGCCCCGCGTGGTTCCGGAAGGCGGCGTTGAGCTTTGTGGGAAATTCATACCGGAAGGG ACCGTCATTACCTCCTCACCTATCTGGTATCTCAGAGACAAGTATGCCTACCCAAACCCTGAGCTGTTCGACCCGTATCGCTGGATTGATGAGACGGGAACAATTCTTACCGAGAACGCACTGCGAGACAAGTTCTACGTTCCTTTTTCCAAGGGGCCCAATATTTGCATTGGCAACCA CTTCTCCTACTTTGAGCTGTTCTTAAGCTTGGCAAAGATGGTGGAGAATTTTATTCTCATCCACGCAGATGAGGATCGCGGTGGATTGGCACAAGCAGCCGGGCTGAACAACTCCGACTGGCAGCCGGTTCAACTTCCCATGAGAAAGGAGTGGGTCGCGGCAGTAGTGACGGAGCCACTACTTGTCACGGCCATCCCGAGAAATCGGGAGTGA
- a CDS encoding Putative major facilitator superfamily, MFS transporter superfamily produces the protein MASSHQKPLSGDDGAVASHRTDATETTPLLAVGDIAPTADPDVSKATTLNEPDRRDDDPEDKPLPGWQIFLLCYARLVEPMAFFSIFPYINQMVQENGNLPIPDVGFYSGLIESLFSLTQAIVMIYWGKLSDRVGRKPVLVFSLVGVTFATSIFGMAQTIWQMVLFRCLAGVFGGTIVTMRTMIAEHSTPKTQARAFSWFAFSGNLGLFLGPLLGGALADPAHQYPGVFKGQFFLDYPYALPSFVVGSLGLTSALTSFFFVEETLKRERHDEGDNGSTAPKKDTPSIAQLVKSKGVGKVLYVYGYIMLLAIAYTAIVPVFWYTPVELGGFGFVFLQFSIMMAVNGISQALWLLIVFPPLQRRIGTNGVLRACAYAYPLFFLLCPLGNLCLKAGVDDPSLVTLFWIIAPIGLAIGSGVSMSFTAVQLALNDVSPSPQVLGTINALALTGTSVIRSFSPALFASLFAVGAGTQALGGYAIWVLMIALAIGLIFIVRQLPDNEDLEASREQEQAQQEQ, from the coding sequence ATGGCGTCTTCTCACCAGAAACCTCTCAGCGGAGATGACGGGGCCGTCGCGTCCCACAGAACCGACGCGACGGAAACGACGCCGTtgctggccgtcggcgacatcgCCCCGACCGCTGACCCGGACGTGTCCAAGGCGACGACCCTCAACGAGCCCGACCGGCGGGATGACGACCCGGAGGACAAGCCGCTGCCGGGCTGGCAGATCTTCCTGCTGTGCTACGCCCGGCTGGTCGAGCccatggccttcttctccatcttcccgTACATCAACCAAATGGTCCAGGAGAACGGCAACCTCCCCATCCCGGACGTTGGCTTCTACAGCGGCCTCATCGAGTCGCTCTTCTCCCTGACCCAGGCCATCGTCATGATTTACTGGGGCAAGCTGTCGGACCGCGTCGGCCGCAAgcccgtcctcgtcttctccctcgtcggcgtcaccTTCGCCACCTCCATCTTCGGCATGGCCCAGACCATCTGGCAGATGGTTCTGTTCCGCTGCCTCGCCGGTGTCTTTGGCGGTACCATCGTCACCATGCGCACCATGATCGCCGAGCACAGCACCCCGAAGACCCAGGCCAGGGCCTTCAGCTGGTTTGCCTTCAGCGGCAACCTTGGCCTCTTCCTAGGACCCCTCCTGGGCGGTGCGCTCGCCGACCCGGCGCACCAATATCCAGGAGTCTTCAAGGGCCAATTCTTCCTCGATTACCCCTATGCACTTCCGAGCTTTGTTGTCGGCTCCCTTGGCTTGACATCCGCCCTgaccagcttcttcttcgtcgaggAAACCCTCAAGAGGGAGCGTCATGACGAGGGTGACAAtgggtcgacggcgcccaaAAAGGACACCCCATCCATTGCGCAACTCGTCAAATCCAAGGGCGTGGGCAAGGTCCTCTACGTCTATGGCTATATCATGCTCCTTGCCATCGCATACACCGCCATCGTCCCCGTCTTTTGGTACACGCCCGTCGAGCTTGGCGGCTTCGGTTTCGTGTTCCTGCAATTCTCAATCATGATGGCGGTCAACGGCATCTCTCAGGCCCTGTGGCTCTTGATCGTCTTCCCGCCTTTGCAGCGCCGCATCGGGACCAACGGCGTCCTGCGCGCCTGCGCCTACGCCTACCCCTtgttcttcctcctctgcccGCTCGGCAACCTTTGTCTCAAggctggcgtcgacgaccccAGCCTGGTTACCTTATTCTGGATCATCGCGCCCATCGGTCTTGCCATCGGCAGCGGAGTGAGCATGAGCTTCACCGCCGTCCAACTGGCCCTCAACGATGTGTCGCCCAGCCCGCAGGTCCTCGGTACGATCAATGCTCTGGCGCTGACCGGCACGAGCGTCATCAGGTCCTTCTCACCAGCCTTGTTCGCGAGTCTTTTTGCCGTTGGGGCGGGGACGCAGGCTCTCGGCGGCTACGCCATTTGGGTTCTGATGATTGCCCTTGCGATCGGTTTAATCTTCATCGTGAGACAGCTCCCTGACAATGAGGACCTAGAGGCATCTAGAGAGCAAGAGCAGGCCCAGCAAGAGCAGTAG